ACTTTATCTATCACGACCTGGGCTTTAGTACAATGACTGCAGGCGTAGTCATCAGTCTTCAATACATTACCACCTTCCTGTTCAGGGGTTATGCCGGTGGCATCGTCGATAAAAAAGGGCCAAAACCCGCTGTATTAATGGGCATGATCGGCTTTGCAGTAAGTGGTGCCCTCCTGGTCATCGCTTATTTATGCAAGGGTATTCCTGTACTCAGCCTTTCCCTGCTGATCATTACCCGGCTGACCACCGGTTTTGCTGAAGGAATGATCGGGGCAAGCCCAATCAACTGGGCCATCCTGGCGGTGGGCGATGAGCATACCAGCAAGGCCATTTCTTATAATGGTATTGGTAGCTATGGCGCACTGGCTGTAGGTGCTCCTTTGGGTGCTATACTCCACCACAATTTCGGCATGAGTGCCATGGCTGGCCTGATCATGATCTGTGGTGTTATCGGATATTATTATGCAAAAGGCAAAACTCCGCTGAAATCTACTTCTACCGCTCCAAGACAAGCCTTTATGGATGTCTTTAAAATAATAACTCCCTTTGGTGTATGCCTGGCACTGGGCGGTTTGGGCTTTGGTACGATCTCCACCTTTATCACCCTGTATTATTCCCGGCTGGGATGGCAGGGGGCTGTAATGTGTCTCTCTATATTCAGTATCAGCTTTATCCTGGGCCGCTTGTTCTTCGAAGATTATATCAACAGGTATGGTGGTATGAAGACAGCGATCTTTTGCCTGCTGACAGAATCCATAGGTTTAGCCATTCTCTGGCAGGCATATAGCCCGCATATCGCATTAGCAGGCGCCGGTATTGCAGGCTTTGGATTTTCACTGGTATTCCCTGCATTGGGCGTAGAAGCCGTGAAATTAGTACCAGCTTCCAATAAAGGAGCTGCCTTGGGTGGCTATGGCGTGTTCATCGATCTTTCACTAGGTATTACCGGGCCACTGGTAGGCCTTGTGGAAAGCACTTTTGGCATGGGGCATATCTTTATGTTCAGCATGGTCATGGTGTTCACCGGGTTTATAATTGCCATACTCATAAATAACTGGCAGCGCAAAGGCGAAATGGTCGCGTAACATTTTGAATTTAACTGAACCGCAAGGGATTAAAGTGATTTTGGGAAAATCGCTTTAATCCCTTGTGGCATTTAAGACTAGTGATACCTCAATAACAAGGCTGAGCCCGGAATGATCCGTACATAAGCCGTAGATATCCCGCCTCCTAAAAGATGCGGGTTATAGGCGGCTTATAGGCGGGATATAGGCGGGTTATCTGCGGGTTATCTCCCTTTTTGAATAGACGAGGGTCTAGTCCTATTATAGGTTTACACTTTGGTTAATTAATCCTCTTTGAAGTTTACAATGTTTGACTTCAATCCTGTTATCAGGTTACAGCTACCTTTTTTGTGGACCCGAAGCACTATGCTGCGACAAAAGGCTCTTCTTCAGCAAGCAGGGAACAAACTATTACACGACCGCGAAATGACTGTGCGCTAAATCGCGGATAAATGCCCACCTTTGCAGAATGGCGGGTATTTATTTGCATATTCCTTTTTGTAAGCAGGCTTGTTACTATTGCAATTTTCATTTCTCCACTTCTCTGGCGCAGCAGCCAGCAATTGTGACAGCACTGTTAAAGGAGATTGAGATCCGGAAAGATTATCTGTCTGGTGCCCCAATCAATACTATCTATTTTGGCGGTGGTACACCGAGTTTATTACCCGAAAAGGACCTGCTTCGATTACTGGAAGCCATCCACAGGAATTTTACTGTGAATACAGGTGCGGAAGTCACGCTGGAAGCGAATCCGGATGATCTTTCGCCTGATAAACTGCAGATGCTGCAAAAGGCAGGTGTGAACAGGCTGAGTATCGGTATTCAGTCATTTCATGAGGAGGATCTGAAATGGATGCATAGAGCGCATAATGCCCTGCAGGCTAAAGATAGTATTCTACATGCGCAGGATGCGGGCTTTGAGAATATAACAATTGACCTGATATACGGTGGCCCCACGCTAACAGATGCCGGCTGGGAGTATAATGTGCAGCAGGCATTAGAATTAGGCGTACCGCATCTTTCCTGTTATGCCTTGACGGTGGAACCGGGTACTGCGCTGGATCATTTTATTAAAAAGAAGAAGATGCCTGCGGTAGATGCTGATAAAGCTGCACGACATTTTGAGCAGTTATTGAAATGGACAGGAGATGCCGGGTATGAGCAATATGAGATTTCGAATTTTGCGTTAACAGGATGGCATTCAAGGCATAACAGCAGTTACTGGCAGGGTGCTTCTTACCTGGGATTAGGTCCGTCTGCCCATAGTTTTGATACACAGTCCAGGCAGTGGAATGTGGCGAATAATGCGCTGTATATAAAGAGCCTGGAGAAGGGGGAATTAAATTTCGGGCGGGAAGAGTTGACACCGGTGATGATGTTAAACGAATACCTGATGACGGCTTTAAGAACTTCGGCAGGGTGTGATCTGGCAGTAGTGGCAGAGAGGTTCGGGAATGATAAAAAAGAAAAAATACTAAAAGAAAGCACAAAGTATTTGCAGAAAGGCTGGATGCGGCAGGAAGGGGAGAAGCTAATATTAACGCCCGAAGGAAGGCTTTTTGCAGATGGTATCGCCTCCGGGCTATTCTTTTAAAAGAACGCCCCCCACAGGGTGGGGGGCGGAAAAGATTTATTTCACTCCAAATTTGTAAATACACTCAGAAGTATAAGTCTCACCTGGTTTCAGCACCACACTTGGGAAACCTGGCTTGTTTGGAGAATCAGGATAATGCTGTGTTTCCAGCGCAAATGCTTCGCGATGGCCATAAGTCTTACCATCCTTACCCTTATCTGTACCATCCAGGAAATTACCACCATAGAACTGGATACCCGGCTCAGTTGTCCATACTTCTAAAGTACGGCCACTTTTAGGCTCTTCTACTTTCGCTGCCAGAGACAGTTCATTACCCTTCTTATTCAGCACATAGTTATGATCATAACCTTTACCAAATTTCAGCTGCTCAAAATCAGCGTCTACTCTCTCACCAATCTTGGTAGGTGTAGTGAAATCCATTGGTGTACCTTTCACTGCTTCTAACTTACCGGTAGTGATCAGCGTACTGTCTACAGGTGTAAATTTATCAGCATTGATCATCATGATGTGATCATTGATAGTACCATTACCAGCACCTGCCAGGTTAAAGAAAGAGTGGTTAGTTAAGTTAACAACTGTTGCTTTATCTGTGGTCGCTGAATAATCAATTTTCAGTTCATTGCTGTCAGTCAGTGTATAGGTAAGCGTTACAGCCAGGTTACCAGGATAACCTTCTTCACCATCTTTTGACAGGTAGTGCAGTTTCAGTGTGTTAGGCGCTGTTTGTTCAGCATCCCATACCACATCATTGAAACCCTTTTTACCACCATGCAAATGGTTCTGACCATTGTTGGTAGCCAGTGTATATTCCTTACCGTCCAGTTTAAATTTACCCTTCGCAATACGGTTGCCATAGCGGCCTACGATCCCACCATAGTATCTTTCTTTGGTAGTCACATAGCGGGAGATATTGTCATATCCCAGTTCCACGTCTTCCAGCTTACCCGATTTATCAGGAGCCAGCAGGCTTACGATTTTAGCGCCATAGTTTGTAATGGCAACCTGCACATTACCTTTACTTTTCAGGTAATACAATTTTGTCTGTTTACCGTCTACTGTGCTGTCAAAAGGGGCAGCGGGTATCTTCCCTTCGATTGAAAGGCTGTCTTGAGTGGTCTGCATACTGTCTACTGAATTATTATTGGATTTTGTACCTGACTGGCAGGCGCTTAAGCTAACAGCGGCTGCCACCGTGAGTAGTGGAATAATGTTTTTCATGCATTGGAAGTTATAAGGGTACAATATACGCTTTTCTGAATTACGAGGTATTTACTCATGGCGAAAAAAAAGCGTTTACCTACGGTAAACGCTTTTTTTTCGGGGATGTGGCCTGCGGCCGGCAAGCACCCGGATGCCTTTTTGCTTTCGTAGTAATTACCAACCCAGCAAATATGAGAATATCAGCGGAGCTACAATCGTAGCATCAGATTCCACGATAAATTTCGGTGTATTGATATCCAGTTTACCCCATGTAATCTTCTCATTAGGTACAGCACCTGAGTAAGAACCATAAGAGGTAGTAGAATCAGAGATCTGGCAGAAATAGCCCCAGAATGGAACATCATGCCATTCCAGATCCTGGTACATCATTGGCACCACGCAGATCGGGAAGTCACCCGCGATACCACCACCAATCTGGAAGAAGCCAACGCCTTTACCACCAGAATTGTGTTTGTACCAGTCTGCCAGCCAGATCATGTATTCGATACCACTCTTCATGGTAGAAGGCTTCAGTTCGCCCTTAATACAGTAAGAAGCGAAGATATTACCCATAGTGCTATCTTCCCATCCTGGTACTACGATAGGAATATTCTTTTCAGCAGCAGCGAGCATCCAGCTATGCTTCGGATCGATCTCGTAATGTTCTTTCATCACACCACTCAGCAGCAGCTTGTACATATATTCGTGTGGGAAATAGCGCTCACCTTTATCTTCTGCGTCTTTCCAGATCTTGTAGATATGTTCCTGGATACGGCGGAAAGCTTCTTCTTCAGGAATACAGGTATCAGTTACACGGTTAAAGCCATCCTGCAGCAAATCCCACTCTTCCTGAGGGCTCAGGTCACGGTAGTGAGGTACTCTCTTGTAGTGAGTATGAGCAACGAGGTTCATGATATCTTCTTCCAGATTCGCCCCGGTGCAGGAGATGATGTCCACTTTCCCCTGACGGATCATTTCCGCGAAGGAGATACCCAACTCGGCGGTGCTCATTGCACCCGCCAGAGATACCAGCATTTTGCCCCCTTCCAGTAAGTGAGCTTCATATCCTTTAGCAGCATCCACCAGTGCAGCCGCATTAAAGTGGCGATAGTGATGCTGGATAAATTGAGAAATTGGACCTTTGTTCATTTCCGTTGTTGAATAAGTTTAAATCTTGAAACAGAAGGGCAAAGGTAAGGAATGCCAATAAAAAAACCGGGGCAATAAATACCCCGGTTTCCAAAAATTAACAATAGTCTTCTCTAACTTAAAAAGCAACTTAGGCCTTCTTCATGCGTTGGTGTACGCTCAGGTCGCCGTTTGCACTTGCTTTGATCACCTTCCAGGTATTGCTACCTTCCAGTGTTACATAATACGCTGTAGCTCCCTCAATCTGGAACTCCACTACCCAGCGGATAGCTTCGTTAGGATAACGCTGCGCCAGCTTTGTAGATACCGCCAGTGGCAGGTTTACAACGTCCACATAACGACGCGTAGCCAGCAAATGGCCCTCTCCATCAAAGTAAGCGGTAATGTTATGCTCATTCAGCGTGAAACGCGCCATAAAGGTCTTGTTGTCATCGCTATACCATTTGATGCCGGAAGCTCCGGTAAACTCTTTCTCCATTGCAGTCTTTAGTGTGCTGGAAGCTTCAAGCTCCTTGGCACCTGTACCAGCAAAGGAATAAACCGAGGTAAATACAGCTATTGCTACCAGGAGCAACAGCTTTTTGAAACGGCCAAAAGGCCTTACACCCACAGGTGCAATGTGGTTACTGATTTTTGAACTGAATTGTTTCATGGCGGAAACTTTTTTGTTTGATGAATCAAAGGTACGTGCTTCCAGGTAGGTAGGTCAAGGCTTTTGTTACAAGTGGAGACCCACTGGATAAGATGTGCGCAATCTCCTGTAATAATGGGGCTATACTCCTTTTCCGGACACGATATACAAGCTTTACCACTGAAGAGTTGCACTGGATGAAGGAAAGTTGCAGGCTCCTACGTTAAGCTTTTGTTAAACTGGACAAGGAAAATAAAATCTATCTTCGCTATATGAATTTTCTCGCCCATGCATATTTATCATATCACCAGCCTTCTATCACTATTGGCAATATGATTGCCGATTTCGTGAAAGGAAAGCACTGGCAGGATTATGATGCCGGTATTCAAAAGGGCATTCGATTACACAGGCTCATTGATGCTTTCACCGATACACATCCCGCTACACTGGAAGCCAAGAGAATCTTTCAGCCGGGTTGTGGTAAATACAGCGCCGTATTCATCGACATCGCCTACGACCATTTCCTCGCCAATGATGCAACCCGTTTTCCGGACGATAGTCTGGCCACCTTTGCACAGGAAGTATACACGTCGCTGCAGCAACACCATCAAATATTACCACCGGGTTTCCAGGAAATATTCAGATACATGAAGGAACAAAACTGGTTGTATGGCTATCGCCTGAATGATGGTATGTACAAGACCTTCAGTGGTATTGTCAGAAGAAGCCGTTATCTCGATGTTTCTGCCGATGTACCCTTTGCCGCTTTCGAAGAAAATTACGATGCGCTCTCTGCCAGCTATCAGACTTTTTTCCCTGACCTTGTCACCTTTGTGCAAAATGTACCAGGCGATCTCACATCTCTATAACTTTAGTCGTAGGTTTGTGCAACTATATTTTTTGAACAATTAAGACCTATTAATGAAGCAAGTATTCATCGCCGCATTGATTACCCTGTTTGGCTGCAGTGCTGTGTTTGCACAGGACAAGAAGTTACCACCACTGGATTCCAGCCCTATGGATATGGCGTATTACCCTGTAATGTATCCTTACGTTGTAAAAGTTAAAGGAGAACCCGGTACACTCGTTGCACGTGTAATCTATAGCCGGCCACAGAAGAAAGGAAGAAAGATCTTTGGTGACCTGGAACCATATGGAGAACTCTATCGCCTTGGTGCCAACGAAGCAACAGAAGTGGAATTCTACCGCCCGGTGTCAATCGGAGGCAAACTGGTGCCTAAAGGCCGCTATACCATGTATGCCATTCCGAACGAAACTAAGTGGACCATCATCATCAACAGGGATACGGATGTTTGGGGCGCATTCAAATACAGTGAATCAAAAGATGTGGTGAGAACAGAGATACCTGTA
This window of the Chitinophaga sancti genome carries:
- a CDS encoding acyl carrier protein phosphodiesterase; amino-acid sequence: MNFLAHAYLSYHQPSITIGNMIADFVKGKHWQDYDAGIQKGIRLHRLIDAFTDTHPATLEAKRIFQPGCGKYSAVFIDIAYDHFLANDATRFPDDSLATFAQEVYTSLQQHHQILPPGFQEIFRYMKEQNWLYGYRLNDGMYKTFSGIVRRSRYLDVSADVPFAAFEENYDALSASYQTFFPDLVTFVQNVPGDLTSL
- the hemW gene encoding radical SAM family heme chaperone HemW yields the protein MAGIYLHIPFCKQACYYCNFHFSTSLAQQPAIVTALLKEIEIRKDYLSGAPINTIYFGGGTPSLLPEKDLLRLLEAIHRNFTVNTGAEVTLEANPDDLSPDKLQMLQKAGVNRLSIGIQSFHEEDLKWMHRAHNALQAKDSILHAQDAGFENITIDLIYGGPTLTDAGWEYNVQQALELGVPHLSCYALTVEPGTALDHFIKKKKMPAVDADKAARHFEQLLKWTGDAGYEQYEISNFALTGWHSRHNSSYWQGASYLGLGPSAHSFDTQSRQWNVANNALYIKSLEKGELNFGREELTPVMMLNEYLMTALRTSAGCDLAVVAERFGNDKKEKILKESTKYLQKGWMRQEGEKLILTPEGRLFADGIASGLFF
- a CDS encoding DUF2911 domain-containing protein, giving the protein MKQVFIAALITLFGCSAVFAQDKKLPPLDSSPMDMAYYPVMYPYVVKVKGEPGTLVARVIYSRPQKKGRKIFGDLEPYGELYRLGANEATEVEFYRPVSIGGKLVPKGRYTMYAIPNETKWTIIINRDTDVWGAFKYSESKDVVRTEIPVTKMDTPVEPFTMVFEKADHGANLIIAWDVVSVSLPVKFSNTTAPVKK
- a CDS encoding MFS transporter — protein: MQTAQNAGVSLSKVRTTIAEFVAFTFIGYFTIGLALAVLPYFIYHDLGFSTMTAGVVISLQYITTFLFRGYAGGIVDKKGPKPAVLMGMIGFAVSGALLVIAYLCKGIPVLSLSLLIITRLTTGFAEGMIGASPINWAILAVGDEHTSKAISYNGIGSYGALAVGAPLGAILHHNFGMSAMAGLIMICGVIGYYYAKGKTPLKSTSTAPRQAFMDVFKIITPFGVCLALGGLGFGTISTFITLYYSRLGWQGAVMCLSIFSISFILGRLFFEDYINRYGGMKTAIFCLLTESIGLAILWQAYSPHIALAGAGIAGFGFSLVFPALGVEAVKLVPASNKGAALGGYGVFIDLSLGITGPLVGLVESTFGMGHIFMFSMVMVFTGFIIAILINNWQRKGEMVA
- a CDS encoding deoxyhypusine synthase family protein, which gives rise to MNKGPISQFIQHHYRHFNAAALVDAAKGYEAHLLEGGKMLVSLAGAMSTAELGISFAEMIRQGKVDIISCTGANLEEDIMNLVAHTHYKRVPHYRDLSPQEEWDLLQDGFNRVTDTCIPEEEAFRRIQEHIYKIWKDAEDKGERYFPHEYMYKLLLSGVMKEHYEIDPKHSWMLAAAEKNIPIVVPGWEDSTMGNIFASYCIKGELKPSTMKSGIEYMIWLADWYKHNSGGKGVGFFQIGGGIAGDFPICVVPMMYQDLEWHDVPFWGYFCQISDSTTSYGSYSGAVPNEKITWGKLDINTPKFIVESDATIVAPLIFSYLLGW
- a CDS encoding aldose epimerase family protein, which encodes MKNIIPLLTVAAAVSLSACQSGTKSNNNSVDSMQTTQDSLSIEGKIPAAPFDSTVDGKQTKLYYLKSKGNVQVAITNYGAKIVSLLAPDKSGKLEDVELGYDNISRYVTTKERYYGGIVGRYGNRIAKGKFKLDGKEYTLATNNGQNHLHGGKKGFNDVVWDAEQTAPNTLKLHYLSKDGEEGYPGNLAVTLTYTLTDSNELKIDYSATTDKATVVNLTNHSFFNLAGAGNGTINDHIMMINADKFTPVDSTLITTGKLEAVKGTPMDFTTPTKIGERVDADFEQLKFGKGYDHNYVLNKKGNELSLAAKVEEPKSGRTLEVWTTEPGIQFYGGNFLDGTDKGKDGKTYGHREAFALETQHYPDSPNKPGFPSVVLKPGETYTSECIYKFGVK